In Lonchura striata isolate bLonStr1 chromosome 14, bLonStr1.mat, whole genome shotgun sequence, one genomic interval encodes:
- the LOC110467866 gene encoding serine/threonine-protein kinase PAK 3, with amino-acid sequence MIRQITATACDFLSTTSAIYFYPEKPWLVIAHLRNLITQLSRGRYKAVHPLARTLPPGPRPLSLPAQEDTEREREFAAVASAEAIHTSSLLGAEDADDETFLMSDTLSSSAGALDKPRVWLQKKCQLTAELLQQLRGIVNEGDPKTKYTEFVHIGQGGFGTVYKAINPATGDVVALKKMPLRKRSRKELVVNEIQVMKENRHPNIVNYIDSYLVNEDLWLVMEYVDGGTLTSVLVQVFMEERMIAAISRECLKALDFLHSKNVIHRDVKSDNILLGMDGSVKLTDFGLCAQLTPERSTRCTVLGTPYWVAPEILKRKEYNTQVDIWALGIVAIEMLEGEPPYFKESPVQAQRLIARNRYPPLKMPSKMSVLFHAFLHSCLDTDPSTRWTARELLQHPFLRTAVSLSVLPDMICIARKICQAMEALHASSASLEERKE; translated from the exons ATGATCCGGCAAATCACTGCCACAGCGTGTGATTTTCTGTCTACCACATCTGCAATCTATTTTTATCCAGAAAAACCCTGGCTGGTGATAGCTCATCTGAGGA ATCTCATCACCCAATTATCCAGAGGCAGATACAAAGCAGTCCATCCTTTG GCCAGAACACTGCCACCAGGACCTCGACCTCTTTCCCTTCCTGCACAAGAGGATACTGAGAGGGAGAGGGAATTTGCAGCTGTTGCCTCAGCAGAAGCA ATCCACACGagctctctgctgggagctgaagaTGCGGATGATGAGACGTTTCTCATGTCTGACACCCTCAGCAGTAGCGCGGGCGCTCTGGACAAACCCAGGGTCTGGCTGCAGAAGAAATGCCAGCTGACAGCAgaactgctgcagcagctga GGGGCATTGTGAATGAGGGGGACCCTAAGACCAaatacactgaatttgttcacaTTGGCCAAGG gggTTTCGGGACTGTTTACAAAGCCATCAACCCAGCTACAGGAGATGTG GTGGCCCTAAAGAAGATGCCTCTCCGCAAACGGAGCAGAAAGGAACTCGTTGTCAACGAGATTCAGGTCATGAAGGAAAACAGACATCCCAATATTGTCAATTACATAGACAG ctACCTTGTGAATGAAGACCTGTGGCTTGTGATGGAATATGTGGATGGAGGCACTTTAACCAGCGTTCTTGTCCAAGTCTTTATGGAGGAAAGAATGATAGCTGCTATCAGCAGGGAG TGCCTCAAAGCCCTGGATTTCCTTCATTCAAAGAATGTGATCCATAGAGATGTCAAAAGTGACAATATTCTTCTTGGGATGGATGGATCTGTGAAACTGA ctgattttggcctgTGTGCTCAGCTGACCCCGGAGCGGAGCACACGGTGCACAGTGCTTGGCACTCCTTACTGGGTAGCACCAGAAATcctgaaaagaaaggaatataACACCCAAGTGGACATCTGGGCCCTTGGGATCGTGGCCATTGAAATGCTGGAGGGGGAGCCTCCGTACTTTAAAGAAAGCCCTGTCCAG gctCAGCGCCTGATCGCCCGGAACAGGTACCCCCCGCTGAAGATGCCCAGCAAGATGTCAGTTCTGTTCCACGCCTTCCTGCACTCCTGCCTGGACACCGACCCCAGCACGCGCTGGacagccagggagctgctgcag CACCCATTTTTACGAACAGCCGTGAGTCTCTCTGTCCTGCCTGACATGATCTGTATCGCCAGGAAAATCTGTCAGGCCATGGAAGCACTtcatgccagcagtgccagcctagaggaaaggaaggaataa